Genomic window (Terriglobales bacterium):
AAATAGTAGGAAAAGTCAAGTCGCAAGCCGGTTAAGAACTGAAACGCCAGCCTTGAAGGCACCCCACGAACTGGTGCAGGTCTGGCGGGACGGTTGCGGCTAGTCCTGCCCGGAGCGAGGTGGCTGCTCCATACGAAATAGATGGTGGATGGGTCCGCTTCCGTGGCCTAGCGGAAAGGATCGTGCGATCGCCTGGGTCACGTAGGCTTTGGCCAGAACCACGGCATCGGGGATCTGGCGGCCTAAGGCCAGGTTTGAGGCCAGGGCGGCGGCAAAGGCACAGCCCGTCCCGTGGGTGGAGGTGGTTGTCTGCCGCTCCGATGCAAACTCGGACTGCTCCGGCCCTGCCTTTCCCGCCACGCTGAGCAGGTCCACCGCCCGCTCCAGGTGGCCCCCGGTCACCACCACGACCTTGGCGCCCATCCGGTGGAATTCCTGGGCAGAGGCCTTCATCTCCGCCAGGTTGGTGACCGGTTTACCGGTCAGCCGGGCGGCCTCGTCGATGTTGGGGGTGATTACGGTGGCCATCGGCAGCAGCCGGCGGGTCAGGCGTTCGATACCCTTTGGGTCCAGCAGTTCCGCTCCCGAGGTCGCCCGAATCACCGGGTCCAGGACCACGTTGGGAAGGCCGCGCGCCTCCAGAAAGTCCGCCACCGCGTCCACGATCGGCGCCGAGACCAGCATTCCGATCCTCACCGCCGCCGGCGCCAGGTCGGCCACCAGTTCGTCCAGTGTCTCGCGGACCAGTCGCGCCGAGACCGCCTCCACCCGCCGTACCCCGGTCGTGGACTGCACCGTCAACGCCGTGATGCAGGCGATACCGTAGCACCCATGCGCCGCGATGGTCTTGATGTCCGCCGACACCCCGGCCCCCGATGACGGATCGAACCCAGCGATCGTCAGCACCACAGGCGGCGCCGAGGGCATACGCGCGCACTCTAACGGAATCCCGCCTTAGTGGGAAGAGCCAGCCTGCGGGTCCCTGAGCTCGATGGGCGCCTGCCTTGCGGTAAACTCGACCCTGAACTGCTTCTATGTTTCTCGCTCGCCTGCGTTCGCCCATCGTTTTGCTGCTTGCGTTGGCTCTCGGCCTGCCTGCTTCCAGGCCCATGCTCAGCGCCGAAGCCCCGTCCTTGCGTCCGCCTTCGGGCACAAGATTGGATCCGCTCACGCGTTCGGGCTTCGAGGCTTACTACAGCCTGGACTACGACACTGCCATCCGCGACTTCGAGCGCGTCGCTTCGGCCAATCCCAACGATCCCTTCGCGCTGAATCACCTGCTTTCCGCCGTACTTTTCCACGAGCTGTACCGCATCGGCGCCTTTGACACCGGCCTCTACGCCAACAACAGTTTTCTCGAACGCAAGCAGCTCCCACCTGACCCCAAAGCGGGCGCCCGCATCAAGGAACTCATCGGCCGCGTGACCGCGCTCTGCGACCAGCGCCTGGCCGCGAAGCCGGATGACCTCGAGGCCCTCTACGCTCGTGGCGTGGCTCGCGGCATGCAGTCCACCTACATGGGCCTGGTGGAGAAGAGCTGGATTGCCGCGCTGCGCAACGCCAAGGGCGCCCGTGACGACCACGAGCGCATCCTCCAGCTCGACCCTGGCTACGTCGACGCCAAGACCGTGGTCGGAGTGCACGAATACATCGCCGGCAGCCTGCCTCTGTTCGTCAAAGTCGCGGCCTTCCTGGCGGGCTATCGGGGCAACCGCGAAAAAGGGCTTCGCTACCTCTACGAGGCGGGTAACGCGGGCGGGGAAAGCGCCGTGGACGCCAAGATCGCTCTCGGCCTCTTCCTCCGCCGCGAGCAGCGCTACGATGAAGCCCTCGGCGTCGCCCGCAGCCTCACCACGCTCTACCCGCGCAACTTCCTCTTCGCTTTGGAAGTGGCCAACATCCTCAACGACTCCGGGCACGGCCCGGAGGCCATCACCGCCTACCAGCGCGTGATCGAGAACGCGCCGCGCTTCTACCAGCCCCACCTGGAACTGGCCTATTTCGGCCTGGGCGAGAGCCTCAAGGGACAGCGGCGCTACGCGCAGGCGGTCGACGCCTACGCCAACGTCTCCAAACAGCCCCAGGTCGAGGCCGAGCTCAAGCTGCGCGCCAACCTGTACGCCGGGCAGATGTACGACCTCATGGGACAGCGCCGCCAGGCTCTTGAGCGCTATCAAGCGGTACTTGCCGCTGCCCCGACGGACTCGCGCTGGGCTGACCTAGCGCGCAAGCATTTGAAAGAACCGTTCCACGAAAAATAGCCCGCGGCGAGAGCCCCGCACCCAAATAGCCGCACGATTCTCTTCCAGGAAAGCGCTCACCAATCCTTCCAAGTGTCGTCGAACGGGATATAGTCGTACCCTGCAAGGACTTGGAGGACAGTCTCATGCGCGTCGTGGGTCGCCTGCTCGCCGTGCTCTCGCTATCGCTCGCCGCTGCCGACCTGGCGTTCGCGCAGGCCTGGTCGCCGGATGGAAATCGGATCGCCTTCTCGTTTTTTGGCGAGAACGAAGAAGTGTACGTAGTAAACGTAAACGGAACAGGGCGCGTGCAATTGACGCACCACCCGAAAATGGATTTCGGGCCGCAGTGGTCGCCCGGCGGGTGTTGCCTCGTGTTCCTGTCGCAACGCGACGGCAACGAGGAGCTCTACCGCGTTGGGCCCGACGGAGCGGGCCTCCACAGGCTCACGAACCGACCCTCCGAAGAAGGGGATGGCCACTGGTCTCCCGACGGAAAGCGGATCGTCTTCCACTCCGATCGTACGGGCAATATGGAGATCTTCGTGATGAACGCCGACGGGACAGGTGCGGTGCAGCTCACGGAGCACGACAAGAAGGATTTTTCTCCGCGTTTTTCACCCGATGGCACGCAGGTGGTGTTCGCCTCCGACCGGGCTGGCGATGACGAGATTTTTGTGATGAAGGCCGACGGAAGCGAAGTCCGGCAGGTCACCCGCATGCCGGGAACGTTTGAGTTCCATCCTGCGTGGTCGCCAGATGGGAAGAAGATCGCGTTCGTCTCCAAGAAGGGCCCGGACGGCGACGCAGATATCTGGATCATCAACGCCGACGGCACCGGCGCCGCCAACCTCACGAGCACGGCAACCTCCGATGAATTTGCTCCCCACTGGTCGCCCGATGGCACCCGCCTTTCCTTCGCGCGTTACGTCGAAGGGAAGCCGCCGGAGCTATGTATCTATTCCCTCCAGGATTCGCAGGTGAGGGTGATCGCGCAGGGACCGTAGGCGCGGCCCCACGAGCTTGTTCACGGAACCTTCCTCTGTCCCGTTCGTATAATCATGTGAGGAGGGGCTTTCCATGTACTGCAACTACTGCGGCAAGGTCATCCAGGACGACGCCAACCTCTGCGCCTATTGCGGCAAGCGCGTGGGCGTGGTCGTGGCCCGTAAGCGGCTCATTCGCCCGCGCCACGGCCGCAAGATCGCCGGCGTCTGCCAGGGCTTCGCCGAATATTTCGACCTCGACGTCACCCTGATCCGCGTCGTCTGGGTTCTGGTCGCCTTGTTCGGCGGCGGCGGCGTGTTGGCCTACGTCATCGGTTGGATCGTGATGCCCGAGGAGCCCGAGATTGTGGCCGCTCCCGCGGGAACCCCAGCCGAGGCCCGCAACCACTGAAGCAGTCCCGCCGGTCTCGAGCAAGCAGCGGTACATTGGTCTAGCGATGAACACGCTTGGCGTGTGCGCGTAGAGGTGGGGTGGGAGAGCCGGGCTTTAGCCCGGCGTTACGACGCGACGGCGCGAGGGCTTTAGCCCCGAGCTCTCAAATCACCAAATCACAGATTCCCTCGCTGGTTTATCATTCCTCCCTGCCATGCACACCGTCAGCCGTGACGCCGATATCTTCTGCCAGATCCTGGGTGACGGCCCGCCGGTGGTCCTACTGCATCCCTTTCCCACCCACCACCATTTCTGGCTGCCGGTCGCCGATCTGCTGGGTTCGCGCTACCACCTGCTGCTTCCGGACCTGCGTGGTCACGGCGAATCCACCGTAGGTGATGGCCCCGCCACCATGCAGAAACACGCTGCTGATCTCGCCCGCGTCTGCGACGCCGTGGGCGTCGGCCGCGCCGTGTTTGCGGGCGTTTCCATCGGCGGATACATCCTGTTCGAGTTCTGGCGCCGATATCCCGAGCGCGTTTCCGCGCTCATCCTGGCCAACACCAAGGCCGGAGCGGACACGGAAGAAGGCCGCCTCGCCCGCCTGCGCTCCGCCGACGAAGCCGAAGCCCACGGCACCGAGCCTTTCTTTCAGTCCATGCTCCCCAAGCTCATCGGTGAGACCACGCGCGCCACACGCCCCGATCTGGTTGACTCCGCGCTGAAGATGATGCGGGTGATGTCTGCGCCCGCTCTGGCTGCCGTCCAGCGCG
Coding sequences:
- the thiD gene encoding bifunctional hydroxymethylpyrimidine kinase/phosphomethylpyrimidine kinase, which encodes MPSAPPVVLTIAGFDPSSGAGVSADIKTIAAHGCYGIACITALTVQSTTGVRRVEAVSARLVRETLDELVADLAPAAVRIGMLVSAPIVDAVADFLEARGLPNVVLDPVIRATSGAELLDPKGIERLTRRLLPMATVITPNIDEAARLTGKPVTNLAEMKASAQEFHRMGAKVVVVTGGHLERAVDLLSVAGKAGPEQSEFASERQTTTSTHGTGCAFAAALASNLALGRQIPDAVVLAKAYVTQAIARSFPLGHGSGPIHHLFRMEQPPRSGQD
- a CDS encoding tetratricopeptide repeat protein — encoded protein: MFLARLRSPIVLLLALALGLPASRPMLSAEAPSLRPPSGTRLDPLTRSGFEAYYSLDYDTAIRDFERVASANPNDPFALNHLLSAVLFHELYRIGAFDTGLYANNSFLERKQLPPDPKAGARIKELIGRVTALCDQRLAAKPDDLEALYARGVARGMQSTYMGLVEKSWIAALRNAKGARDDHERILQLDPGYVDAKTVVGVHEYIAGSLPLFVKVAAFLAGYRGNREKGLRYLYEAGNAGGESAVDAKIALGLFLRREQRYDEALGVARSLTTLYPRNFLFALEVANILNDSGHGPEAITAYQRVIENAPRFYQPHLELAYFGLGESLKGQRRYAQAVDAYANVSKQPQVEAELKLRANLYAGQMYDLMGQRRQALERYQAVLAAAPTDSRWADLARKHLKEPFHEK
- a CDS encoding alpha/beta fold hydrolase; this encodes MHTVSRDADIFCQILGDGPPVVLLHPFPTHHHFWLPVADLLGSRYHLLLPDLRGHGESTVGDGPATMQKHAADLARVCDAVGVGRAVFAGVSIGGYILFEFWRRYPERVSALILANTKAGADTEEGRLARLRSADEAEAHGTEPFFQSMLPKLIGETTRATRPDLVDSALKMMRVMSAPALAAVQRGMAERPDSFPTLKTIKVPTLVLAGAEDTLTPRAEQERIQQGIAGSRLEVIPRAGHYSPFEQPAHAGKLMRSFLDSLNIG
- a CDS encoding PspC domain-containing protein, with amino-acid sequence MYCNYCGKVIQDDANLCAYCGKRVGVVVARKRLIRPRHGRKIAGVCQGFAEYFDLDVTLIRVVWVLVALFGGGGVLAYVIGWIVMPEEPEIVAAPAGTPAEARNH